One genomic window of Pagrus major chromosome 22, Pma_NU_1.0 includes the following:
- the tbx18 gene encoding T-box transcription factor TBX18, whose amino-acid sequence MAEKRRSPCAMSVKAHAFSVEALIGAEKRRRTSGEDAASSGYEDGTDVSDLTGSPGPRADRACTSDRGSEAECASDGSPESEDALLESPQPAAVCAAPVTGTGEETRVDLQGSDLWKRFHEIGTEMIITKAGRRMFPAMRVKITGLDPHQQYYIAMDIIPVDNKRYRYVYHSSKWMVAGNADSPVPPRVYIHPDSPASGETWMRQVVSFDKLKLTNNELDDQGHIILHSMHKYQPRVHVIRKECGEELSPVKAVPAGEGTRTFSFPETVFTTVTAYQNQQITRLKIDRNPFAKGFRDSGRNRMGLEALVESYAFWRPSLRTLTFEDIPGMAKQGIPGPHGGVGASPHLLSTSPCSSPFQVCTLSPPDYTCSRPTHPLHRYGNPPEPFPPPRGPSMYESEGLCSLPLPGSQLGYLSNPTPQGYAGLRLHTPPYSLYGYTFPPSPRLAASPDKMAAAATANHPSPFLGSSPSGTLTDSLGVLSGGQQGFLFDSRTLGLAGSQTGGGASQVTAHMG is encoded by the exons ATGGCAGAGAAGCGGCGATCCCCGTGCGCGATGAGCGTCAAGGCGCACGCATTCTCGGTGGAGGCGCTGATCGGCGCGGAAAAGAGACGCAGGACGTCCGGAGAGGATGCTGCGTCCTCCGGCTACGAGGACGGAACTGATGTGTCTGATCTAACCGGGAGCCCGGGGCCGCGGGCCGACCGAGCGTGCACCAGCGACCGGGGCAGCGAGGCGGAGTGTGCAAGTGACGGATCCC CAGAGAGCGAGGACGCGCTGCTGGAGAGCCCGCAGCCCGCAGCTGTGTGCGCGGCGCCGGTGACCGGCACCGGAGAGGAGACCCGCGTGGACCTGCAGGGATCAGACCTGTGGAAACGTTTCCACGAGATCGGCACGGAGATGATTATTACAAAGGCTGGACG GCGGATGTTCCCCGCTATGCGCGTCAAGATTACGGGCTTGGACCCACATCAGCAGTATTACATCGCCATGGATATAATCCCAGTGGACAACAAACGATACAG gtacGTGTACCACAGCTCCAAGTGGATGGTAGCGGGGAACGCGGACTCTCCTGTGCCGCCCAGAGTGTACATCCACCCGGACTCCCCCGCCTCAGGTGAGACGTGGATGCGTCAGGTGGTCAGCTTCGACAAACTGAAACTGACTAACAACGAACTGGACGACCAGGGACAT ATCATTCTGCACTCCATGCACAAATACCAGCCGCGGGTCCATGTGATCCGTAAGGAGTGTGGAGAGGAGTTATCCCCGGTGAAAGCAGTCCCAGCTGGGGAAGGCACCCGCACCTTCTCCTTCCCCGAGACCGTGTTCACCACCGTCACAGCGTATCAGAATCAACAG attacaaGGCTGAAAATTGACAGAAACCCATTTGCCAAAGGCTTCAGAGACTCTGGCAGAAACCG GATGGGTCTGGAGGCTTTGGTGGAGTCCTACGCGTTCTGGCGTCCATCTCTGCGAACACTCACATTTGAGGACATCCCTGGCATGGCCAAGCAAG GGATCCCAGGACCTCATGGAGGGGTCGGAGCATCGCCTCATCTTCTCTCCACGTCTCCGTGCTCCTCACCTTTCCAGGTTTGCACTCTCAGCCCGCCTGATTACACCTGCAGCCGACCCACGCACCCGCTCCACCGTTATGGCAACCCCCCGGAGCCGTTCCCCCCTCCCAGAGGTCCGTCCATGTATGAAAGCGAAGGACTCTGTTCCCTGCCTCTCCCTGGTTCTCAGCTTGGCTATCTATCCAACCCCACCCCGCAGGGTTACGCCGGGCTTCGCCTCCATACACCACCCTACAGCCTGTATGGTTACACATTCCCTCCCTCACCACGCCTCGCTGCCAGCCCTGATAAAATGGCCGCCGCTGCCACTGCCAATCACCCAAGTCCCTTCCTTGGCTCCTCTCCCAGTGGGACTCTAACGGACAGTCTGGGTGTGCTCAGTGGAGGACAGCAGGGCTTCTTGTTTGACTCTCGGACTTTAGGACTGGCAGGTAGCCAGACGGGAGGAGGGGCCTCGCAGGTCACTGCCCACATGGGCTGA